From one Streptomyces spiramyceticus genomic stretch:
- a CDS encoding TetR/AcrR family transcriptional regulator, protein MAEHRTMQRGALLDAARSLLSEGGTEALTFPALAERTGLARSSVYEYFRSRAAVVEELCAVDFPVWAAEVESAMDRADTPAGKVEAYVRAQLLLVGDRRHRAVVAISASELDAGAREKIRAAHGGLVTMIVEALGELGHEQPRLAAMMLQGVVDAAVRRIELGAAEAPDVIADSAVAMALHGVQG, encoded by the coding sequence GTGGCCGAGCACCGGACGATGCAGCGCGGCGCCCTGCTGGACGCCGCCCGCTCCCTGCTGTCCGAAGGCGGTACGGAGGCGCTGACCTTCCCCGCCCTCGCTGAGCGCACAGGTCTCGCCCGGTCGTCCGTGTATGAGTACTTCCGATCGCGCGCCGCCGTCGTCGAGGAGCTGTGCGCCGTCGACTTCCCCGTCTGGGCGGCCGAGGTCGAGAGCGCGATGGACCGGGCGGACACCCCGGCGGGCAAGGTCGAGGCGTATGTACGCGCGCAACTGCTGCTGGTCGGCGACCGGCGGCACCGCGCCGTTGTGGCGATCTCCGCGAGCGAGCTCGACGCCGGTGCGCGCGAGAAGATCCGCGCCGCGCACGGCGGTCTCGTCACGATGATCGTCGAGGCGCTCGGTGAACTGGGCCATGAACAGCCCAGGCTCGCGGCGATGATGCTGCAGGGTGTGGTCGACGCGGCGGTCCGGCGCATCGAGCTCGGCGCGGCCGAAGCGCCGGACGTGATCGCGGACTCTGCGGTAGCGATGGCGCTGCACGGCGTCCAGGGCTGA
- the dprA gene encoding DNA-processing protein DprA — MRVRAARWGRRAVNGEAREHERLARAALTRVVEPGDEVGGRWLRECGGVELMRRLTSADPDEAARSLTGVTEKRLAGYRIRAAAADPARDLAAVAAVGGRFVCPGDQEWPGQLDDLGDGRPVGLWVRGRPNLRMWALRSVAVVGARACTSYGAHVAASLGAGLAERGWVVVSGAAFGIDGAAHRGVLGAGGATVAVLACGVDVVYPRGHAELIGRIAEQGLVIGELPPGGHPTPSRFILRNRVIAALTRGTVVVEAEYRSGSLVTARSAQKLGRFTMGVPGPVTSGLSAGVHELLRGEGVLVTDAAEVAELVGDIGDLAPARRGPVLPRDLLDPVAAQVLEALPARGRVNARRVARGAGTTPDDALGKLYELHSLGFVERQGDGWQLTPGAGRPADARRGGT; from the coding sequence ATTCGCGTCCGGGCCGCGCGGTGGGGGAGGCGTGCGGTGAACGGGGAAGCGCGGGAGCACGAACGGCTGGCCAGGGCGGCACTCACGCGGGTCGTCGAGCCGGGGGACGAGGTGGGTGGCCGATGGCTGCGCGAGTGCGGCGGCGTGGAACTGATGCGCAGACTCACCTCGGCCGACCCCGACGAGGCGGCCCGATCCCTGACCGGCGTAACGGAGAAGCGGCTGGCCGGCTACCGGATACGGGCGGCGGCGGCCGATCCCGCTCGGGACCTGGCGGCCGTGGCCGCGGTCGGGGGGCGCTTCGTCTGCCCCGGCGATCAGGAGTGGCCCGGGCAGCTCGACGACCTGGGCGACGGCAGGCCGGTCGGGCTGTGGGTGCGCGGGCGGCCGAATCTGCGGATGTGGGCGCTGCGGTCCGTCGCCGTCGTCGGGGCCAGGGCGTGTACGTCGTACGGGGCGCACGTGGCGGCGTCCCTGGGCGCCGGGCTCGCGGAGCGCGGCTGGGTCGTCGTGTCGGGGGCCGCGTTCGGGATCGACGGCGCCGCCCATCGCGGGGTGCTGGGCGCGGGCGGGGCCACCGTGGCGGTGCTGGCCTGCGGCGTCGACGTCGTCTACCCGCGCGGGCACGCCGAGTTGATCGGACGTATCGCGGAACAGGGGCTGGTCATCGGAGAGTTGCCACCCGGCGGGCATCCCACCCCCAGCCGGTTCATCCTCAGGAACCGGGTGATCGCCGCGCTCACCAGGGGCACCGTCGTGGTCGAGGCGGAGTACCGCAGCGGGTCGCTGGTCACCGCCCGCAGCGCGCAAAAGCTCGGACGCTTCACGATGGGCGTGCCGGGCCCCGTCACCAGCGGACTCTCCGCGGGGGTGCATGAACTTCTGCGGGGTGAGGGTGTCCTGGTCACCGACGCCGCGGAAGTGGCGGAGCTGGTCGGCGACATCGGCGATCTGGCCCCGGCGCGCCGGGGGCCCGTACTGCCCAGGGACCTGCTCGACCCGGTGGCCGCGCAGGTGCTCGAGGCACTGCCGGCGAGGGGGCGCGTCAACGCGCGCCGCGTCGCTCGCGGCGCGGGGACGACACCTGACGACGCGCTCGGCAAGTTGTACGAACTGCACTCCTTGGGGTTTGTTGAACGGCAGGGTGACGGCTGGCAGTTGACCCCCGGTGCCGGGCGCCCTGCCGACGCGCGGCGAGGCGGTACTTGA
- a CDS encoding recombinase family protein: MSPTSTFLPAHDADTAIYARLSRDRSGLSENVKIQITEARDHADEQGWPVVGVYKDNDISASKYSTKPRPDYDRLLAAIRRGQINIILITEMPRLYRRLEELLDLIKLAETTRLRRIQTTDGISYDLSTAEGIHAAINAVNNAMLEAGRISKRVKRKQKARALAGKTHGGGRPYGYEKDGVTVRESEAAVIRECAQRFIAGESIRDIVVDLNARGARTATGCEWRIENLQRTIMKKRYIGVREYGGQEYPAVWPAILTREQWDRMEARRLSRKHRWPKGQTGVRKYLLTGFIYCGQCGGVMVGSGRTRESGQPAQMRYRCRRTDNHGRVIGCGKSFRVAEPVELLIKEAVCHVFDDPKVAVTLAPKVDEDKVRLLVQEYERRKAKLDQLVTDYATDVLSRDQFIQAKGIAEASVQEAQEALAHYQDESAAARVPADQTIREAWDTSGLEWRRSVVQLVVDKVIIKPGHPGSKRWRGYRFNPKFIEIEWRV, translated from the coding sequence ATGTCCCCTACGTCCACTTTCCTCCCCGCCCACGATGCTGACACCGCCATCTACGCCCGCCTGAGCCGTGACCGCAGCGGGCTGAGCGAGAACGTCAAGATTCAGATCACGGAGGCGCGGGACCACGCCGACGAGCAGGGCTGGCCCGTCGTCGGTGTTTACAAGGACAACGACATCTCGGCTTCGAAGTACTCGACCAAGCCGCGCCCTGACTACGACCGGCTGCTGGCGGCGATCCGCCGGGGCCAGATCAACATCATCCTCATCACGGAGATGCCCCGCCTGTACCGGCGGCTGGAAGAGCTGCTTGACCTGATCAAGCTGGCAGAGACCACCCGATTGCGCCGCATCCAGACCACCGATGGCATCAGCTACGACCTGTCGACGGCCGAAGGCATCCACGCGGCAATCAACGCCGTCAACAACGCCATGCTCGAAGCCGGCCGCATTTCCAAGCGGGTCAAGCGCAAGCAGAAGGCGCGCGCCCTGGCCGGCAAGACCCACGGTGGCGGTCGGCCGTATGGCTACGAGAAGGACGGCGTCACCGTCCGGGAGTCGGAAGCCGCCGTCATCCGGGAGTGCGCCCAGCGTTTCATCGCCGGCGAGTCGATCCGTGACATCGTCGTGGACCTCAACGCTCGGGGCGCCCGTACCGCCACGGGCTGTGAGTGGCGGATCGAGAACCTCCAACGCACGATCATGAAGAAGCGCTATATAGGGGTGCGCGAGTACGGCGGCCAGGAGTACCCAGCCGTGTGGCCCGCCATCTTGACGCGCGAGCAGTGGGACCGGATGGAGGCCCGTCGCCTCAGCCGTAAGCACCGCTGGCCCAAGGGCCAGACCGGCGTCCGCAAGTACCTGCTGACCGGCTTCATCTACTGCGGCCAGTGTGGTGGCGTCATGGTGGGCAGTGGCCGGACGAGAGAGTCGGGACAGCCAGCGCAGATGCGATACCGCTGCCGACGGACCGACAACCACGGCCGAGTCATCGGCTGCGGCAAGAGCTTCCGAGTGGCCGAGCCGGTCGAGCTGCTGATCAAGGAAGCCGTCTGTCACGTCTTCGACGACCCGAAGGTGGCCGTGACGCTGGCTCCCAAGGTGGATGAGGACAAGGTTCGACTCCTGGTCCAGGAGTACGAGCGGCGTAAGGCCAAGCTCGACCAGCTGGTGACCGACTACGCCACCGACGTGCTGAGCCGTGACCAGTTCATCCAGGCCAAGGGCATCGCTGAGGCGTCCGTGCAGGAAGCCCAAGAGGCGCTAGCCCACTACCAAGACGAGTCGGCAGCCGCCCGCGTCCCGGCTGACCAGACGATCCGGGAAGCCTGGGACACCTCTGGCCTGGAGTGGCGGCGCAGCGTCGTCCAGCTGGTGGTGGACAAGGTGATCATCAAGCCCGGCCATCCAGGCAGCAAGAGGTGGCGGGGCTACCGCTTCAATCCGAAGTTCATAGAGATTGAGTGGAGAGTTTGA
- the whiG gene encoding RNA polymerase sigma factor WhiG, translating into MPQHTSGSDRAAVPHAACGSVRPAAPSSLDELWRSYKATGDERLREQLILHYSPLVKYVAGRVSVGLPPNVEQADFVSSGVFGLIDAIEKFDIERSIKFETYAITRIRGAMIDELRALDWIPRSVRQKAKAVERAYATLEAQLRRTPSESEVASEMGIVLEELHAVFSQLSLANVVALEELLHAGGEGGDRLSLMDTLEDTAADDPVEVAEDRELRRLLARAINTLPDREKTVVTLYYYEGLTLAEIGNVLGVTESRVSQIHTKSVLQLRAKLADAGR; encoded by the coding sequence ATGCCCCAGCACACCTCCGGGTCTGACCGCGCGGCAGTGCCACACGCCGCCTGCGGCAGTGTGCGGCCCGCCGCACCCTCGTCGCTCGACGAGTTGTGGCGTTCGTACAAGGCCACGGGCGACGAGCGGCTGCGGGAGCAGCTGATCCTGCACTACTCGCCGCTGGTGAAGTACGTCGCCGGACGGGTGAGCGTCGGGCTGCCGCCCAATGTCGAACAGGCCGACTTCGTCTCCTCCGGGGTCTTCGGGCTCATCGACGCCATTGAGAAGTTCGACATCGAGCGGTCCATCAAGTTCGAGACGTACGCGATCACGCGCATCCGCGGCGCGATGATCGACGAACTGCGCGCCCTGGACTGGATCCCGCGCTCGGTGCGGCAGAAGGCCAAGGCCGTCGAGCGTGCCTACGCGACGCTGGAGGCGCAGTTGCGCCGTACGCCGTCCGAGAGCGAAGTCGCCTCGGAGATGGGCATCGTCCTGGAGGAACTGCACGCTGTTTTCAGTCAGTTGTCCCTGGCGAACGTGGTCGCCCTCGAAGAGCTGCTGCACGCTGGGGGCGAGGGCGGCGACCGGCTGAGCCTCATGGACACCCTGGAGGACACCGCCGCCGACGACCCGGTCGAGGTCGCCGAGGACCGGGAGCTGCGAAGGCTGCTCGCCCGCGCCATCAACACCCTCCCCGACCGGGAGAAGACCGTGGTCACGCTCTACTACTACGAAGGCCTCACGCTCGCCGAGATCGGCAATGTGCTGGGTGTGACGGAGAGCCGGGTCAGCCAGATCCACACCAAGTCGGTGCTCCAGCTGCGGGCCAAGCTGGCCGACGCCGGCCGCTGA